The following proteins come from a genomic window of Aequorivita marisscotiae:
- a CDS encoding phytoene desaturase family protein codes for MKEIAIIGSGFSSIAAACYLAQTGATVTIYEKNSTIGGRARQLKKDGFTFDMGPTWYWMPDVFERFFNDFDKSPADYYELEKLNPAYRVYFGKDDFITIEDTLEKICIAFEKEEAGSSKKLRKFMAQALDNYNIAIKDLVYRPGVSPLELVTAATMKKIGQFFSTISRDVRKEFNNPKLISILEFPVLFLGAKPSKTPSFYSFMNYADFGLGTFHPKKGMYSVIDGMKTLAENLGVTIKTNQNVEKICIENGKANALIINGEKINADVVLSGADYHHTETLLDKSFRQYSEEYWNKKTFAPSALLFYVGFNKELKNVDHHTLFFDVDFEKHSQEIYDSPQWPDSPLFYASFPSKTDKSVSPEGKEAGIFLIPLAPGLDDIPEIREEYFENIMDRFEKITNQEVTKNVIFKESFCINDFVSDYNSYKGNAYGLANTLMQTAFLRPKLKSSKVKNLFFTGQLTVPGPGVPPALISGKLVAGLIEKENQH; via the coding sequence ATGAAAGAAATAGCAATTATTGGTTCCGGATTTTCATCTATTGCAGCTGCTTGTTATCTAGCACAGACGGGCGCTACGGTAACTATTTACGAAAAAAACAGTACTATTGGCGGTAGGGCAAGACAGCTAAAAAAGGATGGCTTTACTTTTGATATGGGACCTACTTGGTATTGGATGCCCGACGTTTTTGAACGTTTTTTTAATGATTTCGATAAAAGTCCTGCAGATTATTACGAACTCGAAAAACTAAATCCTGCCTATCGCGTTTATTTTGGCAAGGACGACTTTATAACTATTGAAGATACATTAGAAAAAATTTGTATCGCCTTTGAAAAAGAGGAGGCTGGAAGTTCAAAAAAACTTCGCAAATTTATGGCGCAGGCTTTAGACAATTATAACATAGCTATAAAAGACTTGGTTTACAGACCTGGGGTTTCGCCTTTAGAATTGGTAACGGCTGCGACTATGAAAAAAATTGGGCAGTTTTTTAGCACCATAAGCAGAGATGTACGCAAGGAGTTTAACAATCCAAAACTGATTTCCATTTTAGAATTTCCCGTGTTGTTTTTAGGTGCAAAACCTTCTAAAACGCCTTCGTTCTACAGTTTTATGAATTACGCCGATTTTGGCTTGGGCACATTTCACCCTAAAAAAGGAATGTACTCCGTTATAGATGGCATGAAAACCTTGGCCGAAAATCTTGGAGTAACCATTAAAACCAATCAAAATGTAGAAAAAATTTGCATTGAAAACGGCAAAGCGAACGCCCTGATTATTAATGGAGAAAAAATAAATGCCGATGTTGTTTTGAGCGGCGCAGACTACCATCATACCGAAACGCTTTTAGACAAATCGTTCCGGCAATATTCTGAAGAGTATTGGAATAAAAAAACCTTTGCGCCTTCAGCATTACTATTTTATGTAGGATTTAATAAAGAACTTAAAAATGTAGATCACCACACATTGTTTTTTGATGTAGATTTTGAAAAGCATTCACAGGAAATATACGACTCCCCACAATGGCCGGACTCCCCTTTGTTTTATGCCAGTTTTCCTTCCAAAACAGACAAAAGTGTTTCGCCTGAAGGCAAGGAAGCTGGCATTTTTTTAATCCCATTGGCCCCGGGCTTAGACGATATTCCCGAAATTAGAGAAGAATATTTCGAAAATATAATGGATCGCTTTGAAAAAATTACAAACCAAGAGGTTACAAAAAACGTTATATTTAAAGAATCCTTTTGTATTAACGATTTTGTTTCAGATTACAACAGTTATAAAGGCAATGCATATGGGCTGGCCAATACTTTGATGCAAACAGCCTTTTTAAGACCAAAATTGAAAAGCAGTAAAGTGAAAAATTTGTTTTTTACTGGCCAACTTACCGTTCCGGGACCGGGGGTTCCACCAGCACTCATTTCTGGAAAGTTAGTAGCAGGATTAATTGAAAAAGAAAACCAACATTGA
- a CDS encoding phytoene/squalene synthase family protein encodes MKELFDIVSKECSKKVTETYSTSFSLATRMLGTSIRQDIYNIYGFVRFADEIVDSFHEYDKEVLFNRFETSLDQALLDGISLNPILNSFQETVRKYDIDRELIDTFMASMRLDLTKSVYKTTEEFNQYIYGSADVVGLMCLKVFVKGDKEKYNQLKDAAMSLGSAFQKVNFLRDLKDDYENLSRTYFPNTNLDALNEDSKIEIIKEIEANFSHGYQGILNLPREAKLGVFVAYRYYKRLLRKLQQTPAIEIKNARIRVPNTEKIGLLTRSYVKYQLNLVK; translated from the coding sequence TTGAAAGAACTTTTTGACATAGTATCTAAAGAATGTAGCAAAAAGGTTACTGAAACTTACAGCACCTCCTTTTCGCTCGCCACGCGTATGCTTGGCACCTCAATAAGGCAAGATATTTATAACATCTACGGGTTTGTGCGTTTTGCTGACGAAATTGTAGATTCGTTTCACGAGTACGACAAAGAGGTGCTTTTTAATAGGTTTGAAACCTCCTTAGATCAAGCCCTGTTGGATGGTATAAGTTTAAACCCAATTCTTAATTCCTTTCAAGAAACCGTTCGCAAATACGATATTGACAGAGAACTTATAGATACTTTTATGGCGAGTATGCGGTTAGATTTAACCAAAAGCGTTTATAAAACTACCGAAGAATTTAACCAGTATATTTATGGCTCTGCAGATGTGGTTGGCCTTATGTGCTTAAAGGTTTTTGTAAAAGGCGATAAAGAAAAATACAACCAATTAAAAGACGCTGCGATGAGCTTAGGCTCGGCTTTTCAAAAAGTGAATTTTTTACGCGATCTAAAGGACGACTACGAAAATTTGAGTAGAACGTATTTTCCCAATACCAATTTAGATGCGTTAAACGAAGATTCAAAAATCGAAATAATTAAAGAAATAGAAGCAAATTTCAGTCACGGGTATCAAGGTATTTTAAATTTGCCCCGCGAAGCAAAATTGGGGGTTTTTGTGGCGTATAGATATTACAAGCGCTTACTCAGAAAACTTCAACAAACGCCAGCAATAGAAATTAAAAATGCCCGTATTCGAGTTCCAAATACCGAAAAAATTGGACTTTTAACGCGTAGCTATGTAAAATATCAATTAAATTTGGTGAAGTAA
- a CDS encoding sterol desaturase family protein → MTTVLWILIFILTFCIMEFMAWFTHKYVMHGFLWKLHKDHHHKDHSSWWERNDFFFIFYALVSIFCFVSWSFYGFWAGLPIGLGIFAYGLTYFFVHDIFIHQRFKMFRNANNWYARGIRRAHKMHHKHLGKDKGECFGMLFPPLKYFKK, encoded by the coding sequence ATGACGACAGTTCTTTGGATATTAATTTTCATACTTACATTTTGTATTATGGAATTTATGGCGTGGTTTACGCATAAATACGTAATGCACGGGTTTTTATGGAAATTGCACAAAGATCATCACCACAAAGACCACAGCAGTTGGTGGGAGCGCAACGATTTCTTTTTTATATTTTATGCTTTGGTTAGCATTTTTTGTTTTGTAAGTTGGAGTTTTTACGGCTTTTGGGCCGGGTTGCCAATAGGTCTTGGAATATTTGCATACGGACTCACCTATTTTTTTGTACACGATATTTTTATTCACCAGCGTTTTAAAATGTTCCGAAATGCCAATAATTGGTACGCTCGCGGTATTAGGCGTGCACATAAAATGCATCATAAACATTTAGGAAAAGATAAAGGTGAGTGCTTCGGAATGTTGTTCCCCCCATTAAAATATTTTAAAAAGTAA
- a CDS encoding lycopene cyclase domain-containing protein — translation MWHLYFMLNLASLSIPFIFSFHPKLKFYRLWKYFFPATFIMMAFFIPWDIIFTQNGIWGFNEKYLSGITIANLPLEEWLFFVCIPYACLFTIYAFKDLMPKFQLSNNTTAVVYFSLQTILIVLLLYFYDRWYTAINFGYAIVLLALVYNYKRAILNVFFPVFSILLIPFFIVNGFLTGSWIQEPVVWYNDAENLGIRLGTVPIEDSIYALTMLLTIFVLMEKFKEKYSSKIG, via the coding sequence ATGTGGCACCTATATTTTATGCTCAATCTCGCTTCGTTGAGCATTCCTTTTATATTTAGCTTTCATCCAAAATTGAAGTTTTATAGACTTTGGAAATACTTCTTCCCTGCCACCTTTATTATGATGGCATTTTTTATACCTTGGGATATTATTTTTACCCAAAATGGTATCTGGGGTTTTAATGAAAAATACTTGTCGGGAATAACTATTGCCAACCTGCCTTTGGAGGAATGGCTTTTCTTTGTTTGTATTCCCTATGCCTGTCTTTTCACCATTTATGCGTTTAAGGATTTAATGCCAAAGTTTCAACTTTCAAATAATACTACAGCTGTAGTTTACTTCAGTTTACAGACTATTTTAATCGTGCTCCTGCTATATTTTTACGATCGCTGGTACACTGCTATAAATTTTGGATACGCTATTGTACTATTAGCTTTAGTGTATAATTATAAGAGGGCGATTTTAAATGTATTCTTTCCGGTGTTTAGTATTCTGTTAATTCCATTTTTTATAGTGAATGGATTTCTTACAGGCAGTTGGATACAGGAACCGGTAGTCTGGTATAACGACGCCGAAAATCTAGGAATCAGGCTCGGCACCGTACCAATTGAAGATAGTATCTACGCTTTAACTATGCTTTTAACCATTTTTGTTTTGATGGAAAAATTTAAAGAGAAGTACAGTTCAAAAATCGGTTAA
- a CDS encoding SET domain-containing protein gives MIHPKTELKFISEQIGYGVVATEMIPAGTITWALDDLDREFSPAKISKMNPLYQDILETYCYRNRKGNYVLCWDYGRFVNHSFKSNCLSTAYEFEIAIRDIQAGEELTNDYGYLNISEPFKGIDEGTRRKTVYPDDLLNHYEVWDKKLIKNFPKITEVEQPLKSLINEKLWNDIQAIIKGKKTMKSIKEIYFAG, from the coding sequence ATGATTCATCCTAAAACAGAACTTAAATTTATTAGCGAACAAATAGGGTATGGCGTTGTTGCTACTGAAATGATTCCCGCCGGCACGATAACCTGGGCATTAGACGATTTAGACAGGGAGTTTTCTCCAGCTAAAATCAGCAAAATGAACCCGCTATATCAAGATATTTTAGAAACCTATTGCTACAGAAACAGAAAAGGCAATTATGTACTTTGCTGGGATTACGGTCGCTTTGTAAACCATAGTTTTAAAAGCAATTGTCTATCTACCGCCTATGAATTTGAAATTGCGATTCGCGATATTCAAGCTGGTGAAGAACTTACCAACGATTATGGCTATTTAAATATTTCCGAACCATTTAAGGGAATTGATGAAGGTACGCGTCGTAAAACGGTATATCCAGATGACCTCTTAAACCACTACGAGGTTTGGGACAAAAAGCTTATTAAAAACTTTCCAAAAATTACGGAAGTGGAACAACCCTTAAAATCGTTGATAAACGAAAAGTTATGGAACGATATTCAAGCTATTATAAAAGGCAAAAAAACAATGAAGTCTATTAAGGAAATTTACTTTGCAGGATAA
- a CDS encoding TlpA family protein disulfide reductase, protein MKGFLKKNWSNVLFFTFLALLIIPQTRMPIQVFVQRLISFSPSEKTEAERETLQDYQWNLQLLNGKSVDFSKSKGKVVVVNFWATWCPPCVAEMPSFQKLYDSYGERVDFYFVTSEDSEKVHKFLQKNEYTLPVFIQQYKAPKQLESQALPTTYLISKTGEIVIDEEGAADWNSKKMRALLETLLSE, encoded by the coding sequence ATGAAAGGTTTTTTAAAGAAGAACTGGAGCAACGTGCTCTTTTTTACATTTTTGGCATTGCTGATAATTCCACAAACACGAATGCCCATTCAGGTTTTCGTACAGCGGCTTATTTCGTTTTCACCGTCTGAAAAAACGGAGGCCGAACGCGAAACACTACAGGATTATCAATGGAATTTACAGCTTTTAAATGGCAAGAGTGTAGATTTCTCAAAATCTAAAGGAAAGGTTGTAGTGGTAAATTTTTGGGCTACATGGTGTCCGCCCTGCGTTGCCGAAATGCCATCGTTTCAAAAATTATATGATAGTTATGGCGAAAGGGTAGATTTCTATTTTGTTACGTCCGAAGATTCTGAAAAGGTGCATAAATTTCTTCAGAAGAACGAATATACATTGCCGGTATTTATTCAGCAATATAAAGCTCCAAAACAGTTGGAATCGCAAGCACTACCTACTACTTATTTAATTTCAAAAACAGGTGAAATAGTTATAGATGAAGAAGGCGCGGCCGATTGGAACAGTAAAAAAATGAGAGCACTTTTAGAGACACTTCTTTCAGAATAG
- a CDS encoding aconitate hydratase, protein MAFDIDMIKKVYAQMAERVDKAREITGKPLTLSEKILYSHLWDGNPDKAFQRGKDYVDFAPDRIACQDATAQMALLQFMQAGKKTVAVPTTVHCDHLIQAKQGAAPDLKRANETSNEVFDFLESVSNKYGIGFWKPGAGIIHQVVLENYAFPGGMMIGTDSHTVNAGGLGMVAIGVGGADAVDVMAGMPWELKFPKLIGVKLTGELNGWTASKDVILKVAGILTVKGGTGAIVEYFGPGAKNLSCTGKGTICNMGAEIGATTSTFGYDDAMERFLRATDRADIADEANKIREYLTGDDEVYANPETYFDQVIEIDLTTLRPHLNGPFTPDLATPVGQLGDKAKKNDWPIKVDWGLIGSCTNSSYEDLTRAASIAQQAIDKKLKPKSDFGINPGSEQIRFTAERDGLLDVFENLGATIFTNACGPCIGQWDRSDRKGDEKNTIVHSFNRNFSKRADGNPNTHAFVGSPEMVAAIAISGRLDFDPMNDTLLNDEGQEVKLDEPRGLELPPKGFEVDDNGYLAPREDGSSVEVKVANDSERLQLLEPFVPIKDSELQGVKLLIKAFGKCTTDHISMAGPWLRYRGHLDNIANNTLIGAVNAFNKQTNFVKNQFTGEYGGVPDVQREYKAKGVKTIVVGDHNYGEGSSREHAAMQPRHLGVAAVLVKSFARIHETNLKKQGMLGLTFDNEADYDKIQEDDTFNFVDITEFTPNKPLTLEIVHKDGSKDTIKVNHTYNDAQIKWYREGSALNLIKKQNA, encoded by the coding sequence ATGGCATTTGACATTGATATGATTAAAAAGGTTTACGCCCAAATGGCTGAACGTGTTGATAAAGCGCGCGAAATCACGGGAAAACCACTTACCCTTTCTGAAAAAATATTATACTCCCACCTTTGGGATGGCAATCCCGATAAAGCTTTCCAACGCGGAAAGGATTATGTAGATTTTGCCCCCGACAGAATTGCCTGTCAAGATGCAACAGCACAAATGGCACTTCTGCAATTTATGCAAGCGGGAAAAAAAACTGTAGCAGTACCAACTACCGTACACTGCGACCACTTAATACAAGCTAAACAAGGTGCTGCACCGGATTTAAAACGCGCCAACGAAACCAGTAACGAGGTTTTTGACTTTTTGGAATCTGTTTCAAATAAATATGGAATTGGTTTTTGGAAACCGGGCGCAGGAATTATTCACCAAGTAGTACTGGAAAATTATGCATTTCCTGGCGGAATGATGATTGGTACCGATAGCCATACTGTAAATGCAGGTGGTCTGGGGATGGTGGCAATTGGTGTTGGTGGAGCAGATGCGGTAGATGTTATGGCTGGCATGCCTTGGGAATTAAAATTTCCAAAGTTAATAGGAGTTAAATTAACCGGCGAACTAAACGGTTGGACGGCTTCAAAAGATGTTATTTTAAAAGTAGCCGGAATCCTTACCGTAAAAGGTGGAACAGGTGCTATTGTTGAATACTTTGGCCCTGGGGCAAAAAATCTTTCCTGTACAGGAAAAGGAACCATCTGCAATATGGGTGCCGAAATTGGAGCAACTACTTCTACGTTTGGGTACGACGATGCCATGGAGCGATTTTTAAGAGCTACAGACAGAGCCGATATTGCAGACGAGGCCAATAAAATACGTGAATATTTAACGGGCGATGATGAAGTTTACGCAAATCCCGAAACATATTTTGATCAAGTTATCGAAATAGATTTAACCACATTGCGTCCACATCTTAATGGTCCATTTACACCCGATTTGGCAACTCCTGTTGGGCAATTGGGCGACAAGGCCAAGAAAAATGATTGGCCAATTAAAGTAGATTGGGGATTAATTGGTAGTTGTACCAACTCTTCTTATGAAGATTTAACGCGTGCTGCTTCTATCGCGCAACAGGCCATTGATAAGAAATTAAAGCCAAAAAGCGACTTTGGGATAAATCCTGGTTCGGAACAAATTCGATTTACTGCCGAGCGGGATGGACTATTAGATGTATTTGAAAATTTAGGCGCTACAATTTTTACAAATGCGTGCGGCCCCTGTATTGGTCAGTGGGACCGAAGCGATAGAAAGGGCGATGAAAAAAACACCATTGTACACTCTTTTAACAGAAACTTTTCAAAACGTGCCGATGGAAATCCAAATACACATGCATTTGTTGGCTCTCCAGAAATGGTGGCCGCAATTGCAATCTCGGGCCGTTTAGATTTTGATCCGATGAACGATACGCTTCTAAACGACGAGGGACAAGAGGTGAAACTCGATGAGCCACGTGGTTTGGAATTGCCGCCAAAAGGTTTTGAGGTGGACGATAACGGATATTTGGCGCCAAGAGAAGACGGAAGTTCCGTTGAAGTAAAAGTAGCCAACGATAGCGAACGTTTACAGCTATTGGAGCCGTTCGTTCCTATAAAGGACTCGGAATTACAGGGTGTAAAATTATTGATTAAAGCTTTTGGAAAATGTACTACCGACCATATTTCTATGGCTGGGCCGTGGCTGCGTTACCGCGGACATTTGGACAATATAGCAAACAATACCCTAATTGGCGCTGTAAATGCATTTAACAAGCAAACCAATTTTGTTAAAAACCAATTCACTGGTGAGTATGGCGGCGTGCCGGATGTGCAACGTGAGTACAAAGCAAAAGGTGTTAAAACAATTGTTGTGGGCGACCATAATTACGGCGAAGGTTCGTCTCGCGAGCACGCAGCAATGCAGCCTAGACATTTGGGTGTTGCAGCGGTTTTGGTAAAATCTTTTGCCAGAATTCACGAAACCAATTTAAAGAAACAAGGTATGTTGGGTCTTACTTTTGACAATGAAGCGGACTATGACAAAATTCAAGAAGACGATACCTTTAATTTTGTTGATATTACCGAATTTACACCCAATAAACCGCTTACTTTGGAAATTGTGCATAAGGATGGCAGTAAAGACACCATAAAGGTTAATCATACCTATAACGATGCACAAATAAAATGGTATAGAGAAGGGTCTGCATTAAATTTGATTAAAAAACAGAACGCATAG
- a CDS encoding AAA family ATPase, with the protein MSDVAAVTQLVSKYNALKKEIKKVIVGQDEVVDQVLIAIFSGGHALLIGVPGLAKTLLVNTVAEALGLQFKRIQFTPDLMPSDILGSEILDQNREFKFIKGPIFANIILADEINRTPPKTQAALLEAMQERAVTVAGHHYKLDLPYFVLATQNPIEQEGTYPLPEAQLDRFMVAINLEYPSFAEEVEVVKQTTTGEVQTVNALFTAQEIIEYQKLIRRIPVADNVVEYAVGLVGKTRPNSPTAPEMVKNYIDWGAGPRASQNLILAAKTNAAIHGKYSPDIEDVQKAAVAILRHRLIKNYKAEAEGLTIEEIIKSLY; encoded by the coding sequence ATGTCAGACGTAGCAGCGGTAACACAACTAGTTTCAAAATATAACGCCCTAAAAAAAGAAATAAAAAAAGTAATCGTCGGTCAAGATGAAGTGGTGGACCAAGTTTTGATCGCTATTTTTTCTGGTGGCCACGCACTGCTAATAGGCGTTCCCGGACTGGCAAAAACCTTATTGGTTAATACTGTTGCCGAAGCACTTGGACTGCAATTTAAAAGAATTCAATTTACGCCAGATTTAATGCCCAGCGACATTTTAGGTTCTGAAATCTTAGACCAAAATCGCGAATTTAAATTTATTAAAGGGCCAATTTTCGCCAATATCATTCTTGCAGACGAAATTAACAGAACTCCACCAAAAACGCAGGCGGCACTCTTGGAGGCTATGCAGGAACGTGCGGTTACTGTTGCCGGCCATCACTACAAATTAGATTTGCCTTATTTTGTACTAGCTACCCAAAACCCCATAGAGCAGGAGGGAACGTACCCATTGCCGGAGGCACAATTAGACCGTTTTATGGTTGCCATTAATCTTGAATACCCTTCTTTTGCTGAAGAAGTGGAAGTTGTAAAACAAACCACTACCGGTGAGGTACAAACTGTTAATGCACTTTTTACCGCTCAAGAAATTATTGAATATCAAAAACTAATTCGAAGAATCCCCGTTGCGGATAATGTAGTGGAGTATGCTGTAGGCCTAGTGGGCAAAACCCGTCCCAATAGTCCCACAGCGCCTGAAATGGTTAAAAATTACATAGATTGGGGCGCAGGGCCACGCGCGTCGCAAAACCTGATTTTGGCGGCTAAAACAAACGCTGCAATTCACGGAAAATATTCCCCGGATATTGAGGATGTACAAAAAGCCGCAGTTGCAATTCTACGCCACAGATTAATTAAAAATTACAAAGCGGAAGCAGAAGGTCTAACGATTGAAGAAATTATAAAGAGTCTTTATTAA
- a CDS encoding peptidylprolyl isomerase — translation MNKFLLVLLFSTAMLQAQTVVEPDSTGVVKSNDSLVVQKTTTRDTVKPFERFKAEGVSAVVGEYVILDSDIDKAYVEMQSQGMSIEDITRCQLMGKLMEDKLYAHQAKQDSIMVPDAEINGMIDQQLQYMIGELGSEEKVAAYYRKDNIADLRRDLFEANKSIKLASLMQQKVIEKVEVTPEEVRTFFFSIPEEERPVFGAEIEIAQIVVDPKITKQAIDEVKGRLNAIRADIIDNGASFSTKAVLYSKDPGSNSKGGLYTGVKRDSPWAKEFKDQAFSLLEGEISEPFETEFGWHLLYVEKIRGQEVDVRHILMFPEVSQKSIDEAQKKIEDLKNQIEAGEISFAEAARKNSDDKETRNNGGQLVNPISFDTKFDLTKMDPTLSQQVYNLKEGEVSEVFTDRDRTGKSSLKILTVTQKYEEHKADFSKDYERIKKLALREKQIKVINKWQNEKIKDTYISINEDYQDCEFAGDWLKK, via the coding sequence ATGAATAAATTTTTATTGGTATTGCTTTTTTCTACGGCAATGCTTCAAGCACAAACCGTTGTAGAACCTGATAGCACCGGTGTGGTAAAAAGCAATGATTCATTGGTTGTGCAAAAAACAACAACGCGCGACACTGTAAAACCTTTTGAAAGATTTAAAGCCGAAGGTGTAAGCGCCGTAGTTGGCGAATACGTTATTCTAGACAGCGATATAGACAAGGCATATGTAGAAATGCAATCGCAAGGAATGTCTATTGAAGACATTACCCGCTGCCAGTTAATGGGCAAACTAATGGAAGATAAATTATATGCCCATCAAGCAAAACAGGACAGTATTATGGTTCCAGATGCCGAAATTAATGGAATGATAGATCAGCAATTACAATATATGATTGGCGAATTGGGAAGTGAAGAAAAAGTTGCCGCCTATTACAGAAAGGATAACATTGCCGATTTAAGAAGAGATTTATTTGAAGCCAATAAAAGCATAAAGCTAGCGAGTTTAATGCAGCAAAAAGTAATTGAAAAAGTAGAAGTAACTCCCGAAGAAGTACGCACGTTTTTCTTTTCCATACCTGAAGAAGAACGTCCTGTTTTTGGAGCTGAAATTGAAATTGCCCAAATAGTGGTAGATCCAAAAATCACAAAACAAGCAATTGACGAGGTAAAAGGACGGCTAAATGCCATTCGCGCAGATATTATAGATAATGGCGCCAGTTTTTCTACAAAAGCTGTGCTTTATTCCAAAGATCCCGGGTCTAATTCAAAAGGTGGATTATACACGGGCGTTAAACGCGATTCTCCTTGGGCAAAAGAGTTTAAGGATCAAGCATTCTCACTTTTAGAAGGTGAAATTAGCGAGCCGTTTGAAACTGAATTTGGCTGGCACTTACTTTATGTTGAAAAAATTCGTGGTCAAGAAGTAGATGTTAGGCATATTTTAATGTTTCCAGAGGTTTCACAAAAATCTATTGATGAAGCTCAAAAGAAAATTGAAGACTTAAAAAACCAGATTGAGGCAGGTGAAATTTCCTTTGCCGAAGCAGCTCGAAAAAATTCTGACGATAAGGAAACACGCAATAACGGTGGCCAATTGGTAAATCCTATTTCTTTCGACACAAAGTTTGATCTTACCAAAATGGATCCAACGCTAAGCCAGCAGGTTTATAACTTAAAAGAAGGGGAAGTGTCTGAAGTATTTACAGATCGCGACAGAACAGGGAAAAGTAGCTTAAAGATTTTAACCGTAACCCAAAAATACGAAGAACACAAAGCAGATTTTTCTAAGGATTACGAGCGAATAAAAAAATTGGCATTGCGCGAAAAGCAAATTAAGGTTATAAATAAGTGGCAGAACGAGAAGATAAAAGATACGTATATTAGCATTAATGAAGACTACCAAGATTGCGAGTTTGCAGGCGATTGGTTAAAAAAATAA
- a CDS encoding peptidyl-prolyl cis-trans isomerase: protein MIKSLLYILLASVSFVSCEYFQRKTEENVVARVNDTYLYEADLKKLIDAGTSPEDSTLIVNNYINRWATQQLLIGQARINIPADKLEQYDKLVQEYHNDLLTEAYKNVIVSKQLDSVITEQEFQEYYNTNKENFKLKDLLVKIRYVQLPLNFDGLAAVKEKLNRYNEKDQAALTGQNYQFISSNFNDSVWVKKDVLLSALPIIRDNSEQVLKKSNFTQLQDSLGVYLVKIEDVLNLNDTAPISYIKPTLRQIILNKRKLELIKKLETDITKDAIETNNFEIYKNE from the coding sequence GTGATAAAATCGCTGTTGTATATATTGCTTGCCAGTGTTAGCTTTGTTTCCTGCGAATATTTCCAAAGGAAAACAGAAGAGAACGTGGTTGCTCGTGTAAACGACACCTATTTATACGAAGCAGATCTTAAAAAACTAATAGACGCAGGTACCTCGCCCGAAGACAGTACCCTAATAGTAAACAATTACATTAATCGTTGGGCAACGCAACAATTGCTTATTGGTCAGGCGCGAATAAATATTCCGGCCGATAAGCTCGAACAATACGACAAACTTGTTCAGGAATATCACAACGATTTGCTCACCGAAGCGTATAAAAATGTAATCGTAAGCAAGCAATTAGACAGTGTAATTACTGAACAGGAATTTCAAGAATATTACAATACAAATAAGGAAAACTTTAAATTAAAAGATTTACTCGTAAAAATACGGTATGTTCAATTACCCTTAAACTTCGATGGATTGGCAGCTGTTAAGGAAAAGTTGAACCGCTATAATGAAAAAGATCAAGCGGCTCTTACCGGTCAAAACTACCAGTTTATTTCATCAAACTTTAACGATTCGGTTTGGGTAAAAAAGGATGTGCTTTTAAGTGCGCTGCCAATAATTAGAGACAACAGCGAACAAGTGTTAAAAAAATCCAATTTTACACAATTGCAAGATTCATTAGGAGTATATTTGGTGAAAATTGAAGATGTGCTCAATCTAAACGATACAGCGCCAATCTCCTATATTAAGCCTACTTTACGTCAGATAATTCTCAATAAAAGAAAGCTTGAACTTATAAAAAAATTAGAAACAGATATTACAAAAGATGCTATTGAAACAAATAATTTTGAAATCTATAAAAATGAATAA